In Bradyrhizobium sp. 1(2017), one DNA window encodes the following:
- the phbB gene encoding acetoacetyl-CoA reductase, with product MARVALVTGGTRGIGAAISKALKAAGYTVAASYAGNDAAAEKFKAETGIAVYKWDVSSFDACAEGVKKVEADLGPVEVLVNNAGITRDTAFHKMTLEQWNAVINTNLGSLFNMTRQVIEGMRSRKFGRIISISSINGQKGQFGQVNYSAAKAGDIGFTKALALENAKGGITVNAICPGYINTEMVQAVPKDVLEKNVIPQIPVSRLGEPEEIARAVVFLAADEAGFITGSTMTINGGQYQA from the coding sequence ATGGCACGTGTTGCATTGGTCACGGGTGGTACGCGGGGCATCGGTGCTGCGATCAGCAAGGCGCTGAAGGCGGCAGGCTACACGGTTGCGGCGAGCTATGCCGGCAACGATGCTGCGGCGGAGAAATTCAAGGCCGAGACCGGCATTGCGGTCTACAAATGGGACGTCAGCAGTTTCGACGCCTGCGCCGAAGGCGTGAAGAAGGTCGAGGCCGATCTCGGTCCGGTCGAGGTGCTCGTCAATAATGCCGGCATCACGCGCGACACCGCCTTCCACAAGATGACGCTCGAGCAGTGGAACGCCGTCATCAACACCAATCTCGGCTCGCTGTTCAACATGACGCGCCAGGTGATCGAGGGCATGCGCTCGCGCAAGTTCGGCCGCATCATCTCGATCTCGTCGATCAACGGCCAGAAGGGGCAGTTCGGTCAGGTCAACTATTCCGCGGCGAAGGCCGGCGACATCGGCTTCACCAAGGCGCTGGCGCTCGAGAACGCCAAGGGCGGCATCACCGTGAATGCGATCTGTCCCGGCTACATCAACACCGAAATGGTGCAGGCGGTGCCGAAGGACGTCCTGGAAAAGAACGTGATTCCGCAAATTCCGGTCAGCCGGCTCGGCGAGCCCGAGGAGATCGCGCGGGCGGTCGTGTTCCTGGCGGCCGACGAGGCCGGCTTCATCACCGGATCGACCATGACCATCAATGGCGGCCAATATCAGGCCTGA
- a CDS encoding DMT family transporter, whose protein sequence is MTPRTATLIGLTAILMWSLLSVMTVATGRIPAFQLAAMTFAIGGLVGLLTWIGRGEAARSLRQPPIVWAVGVGGLFGYHALYFLALRFAPPAEAGLLNYLWPLLIVLFSSFLPGERLAMHHIIGAVLGLVGTVLLFAGNTSGFAPGAVPGLAAAFIAAFVWAIYSVSSRRLKAVPTDAVAGFCLATSVLAALMHAALETTVWPETALQWLSVVALGIGPVGAAFYAWDIGMKRGDIRVLGAASYATPLLSTGFLIAAGFAQASANIALAAILIAGGGLIAARDMVLRKR, encoded by the coding sequence ATGACTCCCCGCACCGCCACGCTGATCGGATTGACCGCGATTTTGATGTGGTCGCTGCTGTCGGTGATGACGGTGGCGACCGGAAGGATCCCGGCGTTCCAGCTCGCCGCAATGACCTTTGCGATCGGCGGTCTCGTCGGCCTGCTCACCTGGATCGGTCGTGGCGAGGCGGCAAGGAGCTTGCGTCAGCCGCCCATCGTCTGGGCCGTCGGCGTCGGCGGCCTGTTCGGCTATCACGCGCTCTATTTCCTCGCCCTGCGCTTCGCGCCACCGGCTGAAGCCGGCCTGTTGAATTATCTCTGGCCGCTCCTGATCGTGCTGTTCTCGTCCTTCCTGCCGGGCGAGCGGCTTGCCATGCATCACATCATCGGCGCCGTGCTCGGACTCGTCGGCACCGTGCTGCTGTTCGCCGGCAATACCAGCGGCTTTGCGCCGGGGGCGGTGCCGGGACTGGCCGCAGCCTTCATCGCGGCCTTCGTCTGGGCAATCTATTCAGTGTCGTCGCGGCGATTGAAGGCCGTGCCGACCGATGCGGTCGCCGGCTTCTGCCTCGCCACATCGGTGCTCGCGGCGCTGATGCACGCTGCGCTCGAGACCACCGTCTGGCCGGAGACCGCGTTGCAATGGCTCTCGGTGGTCGCACTCGGCATCGGTCCCGTCGGTGCTGCCTTCTATGCCTGGGACATCGGCATGAAGCGCGGCGACATCCGCGTGCTCGGCGCCGCCTCCTACGCGACGCCGCTGCTCTCGACCGGTTTCCTCATCGCCGCGGGCTTTGCACAAGCCAGCGCCAACATCGCACTCGCCGCGATCCTGATCGCCGGCGGCGGCCTCATCGCGGCGAGGGACATGGTGCTGCGGAAACGGTAA
- a CDS encoding flavin reductase family protein has protein sequence MHGTLGPAAVQIDPAILYFGTPVVLIGSTNDDGSHNLAPMSSAWWVGWRCMLGLARHSKTTENMIRTGECVLNLPSAALVAAVDRLARTTGSNPVPSGKLHRGYRHEKDKFGLSGLTALGSDTVNAPRAAECPVQMEAKVAYVHEMAQDDPVWRGHLAAIEVRITRVHAHPDIMMSGAPNRIDPDKWRPLILSFQEFYGLTPRRLQRSELGQIPEAMYRPPGWQPAL, from the coding sequence ATGCACGGAACACTCGGTCCCGCCGCCGTCCAGATCGACCCGGCCATTTTGTATTTCGGGACACCCGTCGTCCTGATCGGATCGACCAATGACGACGGCTCTCACAATCTCGCGCCGATGTCTTCGGCATGGTGGGTGGGATGGCGCTGCATGCTCGGGCTCGCACGCCATTCCAAGACCACCGAGAACATGATTCGCACTGGCGAATGCGTGCTCAATCTGCCGTCGGCGGCTCTCGTTGCCGCCGTCGACCGCCTCGCGCGCACCACTGGGTCGAACCCAGTGCCGTCCGGAAAACTCCATCGCGGCTACCGGCACGAGAAGGACAAGTTCGGCCTCAGCGGCTTGACCGCGCTGGGGAGCGACACGGTCAACGCGCCGCGCGCCGCCGAATGCCCGGTGCAGATGGAAGCGAAGGTCGCGTATGTGCACGAGATGGCGCAGGACGACCCCGTCTGGCGCGGCCATCTCGCCGCGATCGAAGTCCGCATCACCCGCGTGCACGCACACCCCGACATCATGATGAGTGGAGCGCCCAACCGCATCGATCCCGACAAATGGCGGCCGCTGATCCTCAGCTTCCAGGAGTTCTATGGCCTGACACCGCGGCGCTTGCAGCGCTCCGAGCTCGGACAGATTCCGGAGGCGATGTATCGGCCACCAGGCTGGCAGCCAGCGCTTTAG
- a CDS encoding cupin domain-containing protein, whose protein sequence is MPTAAEIIARLELRPHPEGGHYRETFRDQTTDAKGRSRSTSIYFLLARGERSHWHRVDAVETWHYYAGSPLTLRIAHEGCTQHVVRLGADLVNGDRPQAIVPAQAWQSAETTGEWTLVGCTVAPAFEFAGFELAPQDWEP, encoded by the coding sequence ATGCCGACCGCAGCCGAGATCATCGCACGCCTCGAACTCCGCCCGCATCCCGAAGGCGGCCACTATCGCGAGACGTTTCGCGACCAGACCACGGACGCCAAGGGACGCTCGCGGTCGACTTCAATCTACTTCCTGCTTGCGCGCGGCGAGCGCTCGCACTGGCATCGCGTCGATGCGGTCGAAACCTGGCACTACTACGCCGGCAGCCCGTTGACGCTTCGTATCGCGCATGAGGGCTGCACGCAGCACGTGGTGCGCCTCGGCGCCGATCTTGTGAACGGCGATCGGCCGCAGGCGATCGTGCCGGCGCAGGCCTGGCAATCCGCCGAGACGACGGGCGAGTGGACCCTGGTCGGCTGCACGGTAGCTCCGGCGTTCGAGTTCGCAGGCTTCGAGCTCGCACCACAGGACTGGGAACCTTAA
- the gloB gene encoding hydroxyacylglutathione hydrolase gives MAAEIRTFTCLSDNFGYLIHDVETKATASIDAPEAGPILKALEREGWQLTDILITHHHDDHVGGVAELKQKFNCRVVAPHNKTTEIANVDLRVANANVVKIGNLLARVVETPGHTLDHISYVFDNEKTVFAADTLFSIGCGRVFEGTYPMMWDSLLKLRALPDDFKLYCGHEYTASNVKFALTVEPDNAALQARAAEVARLRAENKPTIPSLLGDEKRANVFLRADDPSVAARLHMKGADAAAVFGELRERKNKS, from the coding sequence ATGGCCGCCGAAATTCGTACTTTCACCTGTTTAAGCGACAATTTCGGTTATCTGATCCACGATGTGGAAACCAAGGCAACGGCGTCGATCGACGCGCCGGAGGCCGGCCCCATCCTCAAGGCGCTGGAGCGCGAAGGCTGGCAGCTCACCGACATCCTGATCACCCATCATCATGACGATCATGTCGGCGGGGTCGCCGAACTCAAGCAGAAATTCAATTGCCGCGTCGTCGCGCCGCATAACAAGACCACCGAGATCGCCAACGTCGATTTGCGTGTTGCCAATGCCAACGTGGTCAAGATCGGCAATCTGCTGGCGCGCGTCGTGGAGACGCCCGGGCACACGCTCGACCACATCTCCTACGTGTTCGACAATGAGAAGACGGTGTTCGCGGCCGACACGCTGTTCTCCATCGGCTGCGGCCGCGTGTTCGAGGGCACCTATCCGATGATGTGGGACTCGCTGTTGAAGCTGCGCGCCCTGCCCGACGACTTCAAGCTCTATTGCGGCCACGAATATACGGCGTCCAACGTCAAGTTCGCGCTCACCGTCGAGCCAGACAACGCGGCGCTGCAGGCGCGCGCCGCGGAAGTAGCCAGGCTGCGGGCCGAGAACAAGCCGACCATTCCCTCACTGCTTGGTGACGAAAAGCGAGCGAACGTGTTCCTGCGCGCCGATGACCCCTCGGTCGCGGCCAGGTTACACATGAAAGGCGCGGATGCCGCCGCCGTGTTCGGCGAGCTGCGCGAGCGCAAGAACAAATCCTAG
- a CDS encoding methyltransferase domain-containing protein: MTIDVVDLREFYSRRLGIVARQMINRGIRERWPRAEGHRVLGIGYPTPYLGLFREDAERCIAFMPAAQGVLKWPTGRPALASLVDEFSLPLPDAAVDRILLVHALEMSDDPAALLREVWRVLSPSGRVIAVIPNRRGVWTRTDSTPFGHGRPYSRSQITELLRQTWFTPTAWGEALFMPPYAGGWVLKSAQMWERAGAALSLPFAGVHIVEATKQVYRAIPAKRERARLIPSLTKPVLVPSSTTATRS; this comes from the coding sequence ATGACCATCGACGTCGTCGACCTCCGCGAGTTCTATTCCCGCCGCCTCGGGATCGTGGCGCGGCAAATGATCAACCGCGGCATCAGGGAGCGCTGGCCGCGCGCCGAGGGCCACCGGGTGCTGGGCATCGGCTACCCCACGCCCTATCTCGGGTTGTTCCGCGAGGATGCCGAGCGCTGCATCGCGTTTATGCCGGCGGCCCAGGGCGTCCTGAAATGGCCGACGGGGCGGCCGGCACTGGCCTCGCTGGTCGACGAATTCTCGCTGCCGCTTCCTGACGCCGCGGTCGACCGCATTCTCCTGGTCCATGCGCTGGAGATGTCGGACGATCCGGCCGCGCTGCTGCGGGAGGTCTGGCGCGTGCTGTCGCCATCCGGTCGCGTCATTGCGGTGATCCCGAACAGGCGTGGGGTCTGGACCCGCACCGACAGCACGCCGTTCGGCCATGGCCGGCCCTATTCGCGCTCGCAGATTACCGAGCTCCTGCGGCAGACCTGGTTCACGCCGACCGCCTGGGGCGAGGCGCTGTTCATGCCGCCCTATGCCGGCGGCTGGGTGTTGAAATCGGCGCAGATGTGGGAGCGTGCCGGCGCGGCGCTGTCGCTGCCTTTTGCGGGCGTGCACATCGTCGAAGCCACCAAGCAGGTCTACCGCGCGATCCCGGCCAAGCGCGAGCGGGCACGGCTGATTCCCTCGCTGACAAAGCCGGTGCTGGTGCCGTCCTCGACGACGGCGACGCGCAGCTGA
- a CDS encoding DUF4167 domain-containing protein, translating into MRNGQNKQRMRNRNNNNNNNNRRGQNPMTRVYESNGPDIKIRGTASHIAEKYLQLARDARSSGDPVAAENYYQHAEHYFRLIAAAQEQFRQNQQPRGDEPVSTSSGDDSEDDGENFSNFGQEPGFVPQPQQQPFMRDRDGQRDQQRDHQQRDSQQPYQRDQQQPREQRERDHRPQPQYQPQPQNQPQPVIADAGSVDRLPSFITGAQPQVNAAANGAQGPFEGGGGGERYPRRRRRPHGPRPEREAAPAASSDDLAPGE; encoded by the coding sequence ATGAGAAACGGTCAGAACAAGCAGCGGATGCGCAACCGCAACAACAATAACAACAACAACAACCGGCGCGGCCAGAACCCGATGACCCGGGTCTACGAGTCCAACGGACCCGACATCAAGATCCGCGGCACGGCTTCGCACATCGCCGAAAAATATCTCCAGCTCGCGCGCGACGCGCGCTCCTCCGGAGACCCCGTTGCAGCCGAGAATTACTACCAGCATGCCGAGCATTATTTCCGTCTGATCGCGGCCGCCCAGGAGCAATTCCGTCAGAACCAGCAGCCGCGCGGCGACGAGCCCGTCAGCACCAGCAGCGGCGACGACAGCGAGGACGACGGCGAGAATTTCTCGAATTTCGGGCAGGAGCCGGGCTTCGTGCCGCAGCCGCAGCAGCAGCCCTTCATGCGCGACCGCGACGGCCAGCGCGACCAGCAGCGTGACCACCAGCAGCGCGACAGCCAGCAGCCCTATCAGCGCGACCAGCAGCAGCCGCGCGAGCAGCGCGAGCGCGACCATCGTCCGCAGCCGCAATATCAGCCGCAACCTCAGAACCAGCCGCAGCCCGTCATCGCCGATGCCGGCAGCGTCGATCGCCTGCCCTCCTTCATCACCGGCGCGCAGCCGCAGGTGAATGCTGCCGCGAATGGCGCCCAGGGCCCCTTCGAGGGCGGCGGTGGCGGCGAGCGCTACCCGCGACGACGTCGCCGGCCGCATGGCCCGCGTCCCGAGCGCGAGGCCGCACCGGCCGCCTCGAGCGATGATCTCGCGCCGGGGGAGTAG
- the prmC gene encoding peptide chain release factor N(5)-glutamine methyltransferase yields the protein MAPLATNFDSGHSIESARRALAAQLQSAGIEEPGLDARLLVGAALRLDLTDMVTQAARQLTPEEAARLEAYAQRRLAHEPVARILGMREFWGLPFRLSEATLVPRPDTETVVELALEIFREQPISHPPRIADIGTGSGAILLALLHEIPDAFGVGTDLSLTALATARDNATSLGLADRAAFVACSYAAALSGPFDLIVSNPPYIPSAEIPKLSLEVREHDPHLALDGGNDGYDAYRALIPQAGACLAPGGALIVEAGQGQARNIETLMTAAALSVDRPPKADLAGILRAVSARKRPP from the coding sequence ATGGCTCCTTTGGCGACAAATTTCGATTCCGGACACAGCATCGAAAGCGCGCGGCGCGCTCTTGCGGCGCAGCTGCAGTCGGCCGGCATCGAGGAGCCCGGTCTCGATGCGCGCCTGCTGGTCGGGGCTGCGCTGAGGCTTGATCTGACCGACATGGTGACGCAGGCGGCGCGACAACTCACGCCCGAAGAAGCTGCGCGGCTCGAAGCCTATGCGCAGCGCCGGCTCGCGCATGAGCCGGTCGCCCGCATTCTCGGTATGCGGGAATTCTGGGGCCTGCCATTCCGACTGTCCGAGGCGACGCTTGTGCCGCGTCCCGATACCGAGACCGTCGTCGAGCTCGCGCTCGAGATCTTTCGCGAGCAGCCGATATCTCACCCGCCACGAATCGCCGACATTGGCACCGGATCCGGCGCGATCCTGCTCGCGCTGCTGCATGAAATTCCCGACGCTTTCGGCGTGGGTACCGACCTCAGCCTGACCGCGCTCGCCACCGCCAGGGACAATGCCACGAGCCTCGGCCTCGCCGACCGCGCCGCCTTCGTCGCCTGCTCCTATGCGGCGGCGCTCTCGGGCCCGTTCGACCTCATTGTATCGAACCCGCCCTATATTCCCTCGGCCGAAATCCCGAAGCTGAGCCTGGAGGTGCGCGAGCACGACCCACATCTGGCGCTCGACGGCGGGAACGACGGATACGACGCCTATCGCGCCCTGATCCCGCAGGCGGGCGCATGTCTCGCCCCCGGCGGCGCGCTGATCGTCGAGGCCGGACAGGGCCAAGCCCGAAATATTGAAACCTTGATGACGGCTGCCGCGTTATCGGTGGACAGGCCACCCAAGGCCGACCTGGCGGGCATTCTCCGGGCCGTCTCGGCCCGAAAGAGGCCCCCATAA
- a CDS encoding HIT family protein, which produces MAAYDDQNVFAKILRGEIPCFEVLRDDRSFAFLDIMPRSPGHTLVIPRAPARGILDIADDDLAAVARTAKRIAIAAKKAFGADGIILQQFSEPASGQVVFHLHMHVMPVRAGVELLPAQTRKEDMAVLADHAKRMIAALGRTTRRDSAGAAPAGP; this is translated from the coding sequence ATGGCGGCTTATGACGATCAGAATGTCTTCGCGAAGATCCTGCGCGGCGAGATACCCTGTTTCGAAGTGCTCAGGGACGACCGCAGTTTTGCCTTCCTCGACATCATGCCCCGATCCCCCGGACACACGCTGGTCATACCGCGGGCGCCGGCGCGCGGCATTCTCGACATCGCCGATGACGATCTTGCCGCAGTCGCGCGAACCGCCAAGCGGATCGCGATTGCCGCCAAGAAGGCCTTCGGCGCGGACGGCATCATCCTCCAGCAGTTCAGCGAGCCCGCGAGCGGGCAGGTAGTGTTTCACCTGCACATGCATGTCATGCCGGTCCGGGCCGGTGTCGAGCTCTTGCCGGCGCAGACGCGGAAGGAAGACATGGCCGTGCTCGCCGATCACGCCAAGCGGATGATCGCGGCGCTAGGTCGAACTACACGCCGAGATAGCGCTGGAGCAGCTCCGGCTGGGCCTTGA
- a CDS encoding ABC transporter ATP-binding protein — MSLIEVDGLNSYYGDSHILFDVAMRVERHEVVALLGRNGAGKSTTLKSLMGVVTPRSGSVKFDGIDIAGRRSHKIAQAGMQLVHEERRIFGSLSVEENIVLAGITAPKRWPLGRIYEMFPRLKERRSNRGTELSGGEQQMLAIARALVRDPKIVLLDEPFEGLAPVIVHDLVKACRELAAAGQTIVLVEQNLAATLALATRIYIINNGHIVHEGPAQELKAQPELLQRYLGV; from the coding sequence ATGAGCCTGATCGAGGTCGACGGCCTGAACAGCTATTACGGCGATTCCCACATCCTGTTCGACGTCGCCATGCGCGTCGAACGCCACGAGGTGGTGGCGCTGCTCGGCCGCAACGGCGCCGGCAAGAGCACCACGCTGAAGAGCCTGATGGGCGTCGTGACGCCGCGCAGCGGCAGCGTGAAGTTTGACGGCATCGACATCGCCGGGCGGAGGAGCCACAAGATCGCGCAGGCGGGCATGCAGCTCGTGCACGAGGAGCGCCGCATCTTCGGCAGCCTGTCGGTGGAGGAGAACATCGTTCTCGCCGGGATCACCGCGCCGAAACGCTGGCCGCTTGGCCGCATCTACGAGATGTTCCCGCGGCTGAAGGAGCGGCGCAGCAACCGCGGCACCGAGCTCTCCGGCGGCGAGCAGCAGATGCTGGCGATCGCACGGGCCCTGGTGCGCGATCCCAAGATCGTGCTGCTGGACGAGCCGTTCGAGGGGCTCGCGCCCGTCATCGTCCACGATCTTGTCAAGGCCTGCCGCGAGCTCGCGGCCGCCGGCCAGACCATCGTGCTGGTCGAACAGAACCTCGCGGCGACGCTGGCGCTGGCGACGCGGATCTACATCATCAACAACGGCCACATCGTGCATGAGGGTCCGGCGCAGGAACTCAAGGCCCAGCCGGAGCTGCTCCAGCGCTATCTCGGCGTGTAG
- a CDS encoding ABC transporter permease subunit, whose amino-acid sequence MLKQRPFLIETLTAIGLIAAPFVLPHLGFAPNTVNRILVWGLFGLGFDILFGFTGLLSFGQSAFYGTGGFVAAYLLTRAGFGNVLGALIIGMIAAAATGYLVGLIALRRTGIYFAMITVAIAQVFFFVEFNPLSDFTGGENGLPGVPTPSFNLGFTTMHFTNGWSLYQFIALCYFIGIVIALRIVRSPVGAIFSAIRDNPLRATAVGHNIHGYKLTAFVIAAAYAGFAGGLLGVLQAFMPPDAFTFDTSGQLVMQTAIGGRGTLFGPLVGAAVWLFLQDFLQAALGLGAAWKLVLGVVFVLLVCFLRGGIIGGLADLYRLVSGKRRRTDAETEQEAGDAEATKQPAPAPMHAKEVDHPAYSGPILKATGLTKRYGGLAANSDIDFSVDQGELRGIIGPNGAGKSTFFKMLTCEIAPTSGQIVFEGRDITGLKVTEVCQLGLTKSYQVNQLFTGLTVRQNLTIAALAELRGKFRLDLFRKLSSVKGLTEQVEHTLALVNLTRRADTPVSELAYGEKRRLEIGLALATSPRLLLLDEPLAGMSPRERVETVKLLKSIARGRTMIIIDHDMDSLFELVERVTVLQEGKVLLDGTPEEIRTNAAVQEAYLGGVHGEIAA is encoded by the coding sequence ATGCTCAAGCAACGCCCGTTCCTGATCGAGACCCTGACCGCGATCGGCTTGATCGCAGCCCCCTTCGTGCTGCCGCATCTCGGCTTCGCGCCGAACACCGTGAACCGGATTCTGGTCTGGGGCCTGTTCGGACTCGGCTTCGACATCCTGTTCGGTTTCACGGGCCTGTTGTCGTTCGGCCAATCCGCGTTCTACGGCACCGGCGGCTTCGTCGCCGCCTACCTTTTGACCCGTGCGGGCTTCGGCAACGTGCTGGGCGCGCTGATCATCGGCATGATCGCGGCGGCCGCGACCGGCTACCTCGTCGGCCTGATCGCGCTGCGCCGAACCGGCATCTACTTCGCCATGATCACCGTGGCGATCGCGCAGGTGTTCTTCTTCGTCGAGTTCAATCCGCTCTCGGATTTCACCGGCGGCGAGAACGGCTTGCCGGGCGTACCGACGCCGAGCTTCAATCTCGGCTTCACCACCATGCACTTCACCAATGGCTGGTCGCTCTATCAGTTCATCGCGCTGTGCTACTTCATCGGAATCGTGATCGCGCTCAGGATCGTGCGCTCGCCGGTCGGCGCCATTTTCAGCGCGATCCGGGACAATCCGCTGCGCGCCACCGCGGTGGGCCACAACATCCACGGCTACAAGCTGACCGCCTTCGTGATCGCCGCGGCCTATGCGGGCTTCGCCGGCGGTCTGCTCGGCGTGCTCCAGGCCTTCATGCCGCCCGACGCCTTTACCTTCGACACCTCCGGTCAGCTCGTGATGCAGACCGCCATCGGCGGCAGAGGCACCTTGTTCGGACCGCTGGTCGGCGCAGCGGTCTGGCTGTTCCTGCAGGACTTTCTGCAAGCCGCGCTCGGCTTGGGCGCGGCCTGGAAGCTCGTGCTCGGCGTCGTGTTCGTGCTGCTGGTCTGCTTCCTGCGCGGCGGCATCATCGGCGGTCTTGCAGATCTCTATCGCCTCGTCTCCGGCAAGCGTCGGCGGACGGATGCGGAAACGGAGCAGGAGGCCGGAGACGCCGAGGCTACAAAGCAACCCGCGCCTGCGCCGATGCACGCCAAGGAGGTCGACCACCCCGCCTATTCCGGCCCGATCCTGAAAGCCACCGGCCTCACCAAGCGCTATGGCGGGCTCGCCGCCAACAGCGACATCGACTTCAGCGTCGATCAGGGGGAGCTGCGCGGCATCATCGGCCCCAACGGCGCCGGCAAATCGACCTTCTTCAAGATGCTGACCTGCGAGATCGCCCCGACTTCCGGCCAGATCGTGTTCGAGGGGCGCGACATCACGGGATTGAAGGTCACCGAGGTCTGCCAACTCGGGCTCACCAAGAGCTACCAGGTCAACCAGCTCTTCACCGGCCTCACGGTGCGGCAGAACCTGACGATCGCGGCGCTCGCCGAGTTGCGCGGAAAGTTCCGGCTCGACCTGTTTCGCAAGCTATCGAGCGTGAAAGGCCTCACCGAGCAGGTTGAGCATACGCTCGCTCTGGTCAACCTGACGCGCCGCGCCGACACACCGGTCTCCGAGCTCGCTTATGGCGAGAAGCGCAGGCTTGAGATCGGGCTCGCGCTCGCGACCTCGCCGCGCCTGCTGCTGCTCGACGAGCCGCTGGCCGGCATGAGCCCGCGCGAGCGCGTCGAGACCGTCAAGCTGCTCAAATCGATCGCGCGCGGCCGCACCATGATCATCATCGACCACGACATGGATTCGTTGTTCGAGCTGGTCGAGCGTGTGACGGTGCTTCAGGAGGGCAAGGTGTTGCTCGACGGCACGCCGGAGGAAATCAGGACCAACGCCGCCGTGCAGGAGGCCTATCTCGGCGGCGTGCATGGGGAGATCGCCGCATGA
- a CDS encoding branched-chain amino acid ABC transporter permease — protein MISWPNLVSQLFNGLALGALLALISSGLTIIYGTLGVLNLAHGAMFMIGGYAGFVAYQYTESFVLAVIAGSLFVMLLGVVMERVIIRHFYHRPHEDQLLVTFGLGICFVELIRLIFSSQSQLVPPPALFQGITNLGFMFYPTYRLAVVGIVAVALGALFIILYRTRLGMIVRAGIEDSVMVDSLGINVYRVFMVVFGIGAMAAGFAGIVNAPVVSLTPGIGDDILVQTFVVVVIGGVGSFPGAILGGLIAGEIISVTSMFNPGYAYVMLFAAMTLVLVVRPHGLLGAQGRE, from the coding sequence ATGATTAGTTGGCCCAACCTCGTTTCGCAGCTTTTCAACGGGCTCGCGCTCGGCGCCCTGCTCGCGCTGATCAGCTCCGGCCTGACCATCATCTACGGCACGCTCGGCGTGCTCAATCTCGCGCATGGTGCGATGTTCATGATCGGCGGCTATGCCGGCTTCGTCGCCTACCAGTACACGGAATCGTTCGTTCTCGCCGTGATCGCGGGTTCGCTGTTCGTGATGCTGCTCGGCGTCGTCATGGAACGCGTCATCATTCGCCATTTCTATCACCGCCCGCACGAGGATCAGCTGCTCGTGACCTTCGGTCTCGGCATCTGTTTCGTCGAGCTCATTCGCCTGATCTTCTCGAGCCAGTCGCAGCTGGTACCGCCGCCGGCGCTGTTCCAGGGCATCACCAATCTCGGCTTCATGTTCTATCCGACCTACCGTCTTGCCGTAGTCGGCATCGTCGCGGTCGCGCTCGGCGCGCTGTTCATCATCCTCTACCGGACCCGGCTCGGCATGATCGTGCGCGCCGGCATCGAGGATTCCGTGATGGTCGATTCGCTCGGCATCAACGTCTACCGCGTCTTCATGGTGGTGTTCGGCATCGGCGCGATGGCCGCGGGCTTCGCCGGCATCGTCAACGCGCCGGTGGTGTCGCTGACCCCGGGCATCGGCGACGACATCCTGGTCCAGACTTTCGTGGTGGTAGTGATCGGTGGCGTCGGCTCGTTCCCCGGCGCGATCCTCGGCGGCCTGATCGCCGGCGAGATCATCAGCGTCACCTCCATGTTCAACCCCGGCTACGCCTATGTGATGCTGTTTGCGGCAATGACGCTCGTGCTCGTGGTGCGACCGCATGGCCTGCTCGGCGCACAGGGCCGCGAGTAA